The Streptomyces sp. HSG2 genome has a segment encoding these proteins:
- a CDS encoding OsmC family protein, with amino-acid sequence MATTRTAHTVWEGDLLQGKGGVTFDSSGIGDYQVSWPSRAERPDGRTSPEELIAAAHSSCFSMALSHGLAGAGTPPNRLVTSADVTFQPGEGITGIHLTVEGTVPGLDAEGFTAAAEEAKRGCPVSQALTGTTITLTAKLV; translated from the coding sequence GTGGCGACAACGCGCACCGCACACACCGTCTGGGAAGGCGACCTGCTCCAGGGGAAGGGGGGGGTCACCTTCGACTCCTCGGGGATCGGCGACTACCAGGTGTCGTGGCCGTCGCGCGCCGAGCGCCCCGACGGGCGGACGAGCCCCGAGGAGTTGATCGCGGCGGCGCACTCCAGCTGCTTCTCCATGGCGCTCTCGCACGGGCTGGCGGGCGCCGGTACCCCGCCGAACCGACTGGTCACGTCCGCCGACGTGACCTTCCAGCCCGGCGAGGGCATCACCGGCATCCACCTCACCGTGGAGGGCACCGTCCCCGGACTCGACGCGGAGGGCTTCACCGCCGCCGCCGAGGAGGCGAAGCGGGGCTGCCCGGTCAGCCAGGCCCTGACCGGGACGACCATCACCTTGACGGCCAAGCTCGTCTGA
- a CDS encoding phage holin family protein, translated as MWAASTVTMLVLAGLLPDFRIQSEDGDSATDTAVAAAAGAGAFGLLSALVWPALVRLLLLVPALVLGLLVFFLNGALLLLALRLNPAERGAAAWETAVVVAAVMSAVASATGAALAVRDDDAYRRRLHRLAHRRRRRAPPCPSTPGTVFLQLDGVGHDVLRDAVAKGLVPTLARWLGEDGSPATHRLTRWRTDWSSQTGASQLGILHGDNHDVPAFRWYEKDRREVMVCNRPSTAALLQHRAEARAGHGGLLRRDGASRGNLFSGGAGEQALVLSIATRRRGRENRSRAGYFAYFSDPANAVRTALSFVAEVGREVGQSARARCRGDRPRVSRGGLYPLVRAFATVVERDVVVAAVMGDLLAGRSSVYADLVAYDEVAHHSGPTSHDAEKVLRRLDRAVGLIEKVAEHAPRPYRIVVLSDHGQSPGETFRARYGLTLADLVRAGCGLPVPRRARRTRSGAEARSAVRAALRIPVEEREERSRPERRRREPIVLASGNLGLVSFPDVPHRMSREEIDARHPALLPTLANHPGIGFLLVRSEEHGGVVLGARGVETPLARLDREPGPLAPFGPAAAAAVRRTHTFPHTADIMINSFHDPADGEVLAFEEQIGSHGGLGGAQSEPFLLSPLVLGPPEPEGAEPVGAERVHEVLARWLGETAEPGARLPRSRAARRPAGAPAAEPDGVLGEGRS; from the coding sequence GTGTGGGCGGCCTCCACGGTCACCATGCTGGTCCTGGCGGGGTTGCTGCCCGACTTCCGGATCCAGTCGGAGGACGGCGACAGCGCCACGGACACCGCCGTCGCGGCGGCCGCCGGCGCGGGGGCCTTCGGGTTGCTGTCCGCGCTGGTGTGGCCGGCGCTGGTGCGTCTGCTCCTCCTCGTGCCGGCCTTGGTCCTCGGGCTGTTGGTGTTCTTCCTCAACGGAGCCCTCCTGCTGTTGGCCCTGCGTCTCAACCCGGCCGAGCGAGGCGCCGCCGCCTGGGAGACGGCGGTGGTGGTGGCCGCCGTGATGTCCGCCGTCGCCTCCGCGACCGGTGCCGCCCTGGCCGTGCGCGACGACGACGCCTACCGACGTCGTCTCCACCGTCTCGCGCACCGGCGCCGCCGGCGGGCCCCGCCCTGTCCCTCCACGCCCGGGACGGTCTTCCTGCAACTCGACGGCGTCGGCCACGACGTGCTGCGCGACGCCGTGGCCAAGGGGCTGGTTCCCACGCTGGCCCGCTGGCTCGGCGAGGACGGCTCGCCGGCCACCCATCGACTCACCCGTTGGCGGACCGACTGGTCCAGCCAGACGGGAGCGAGCCAGCTCGGCATCCTGCACGGCGACAACCACGACGTGCCCGCCTTCCGCTGGTACGAGAAGGACCGGCGGGAGGTGATGGTCTGCAACCGGCCGAGCACGGCCGCGCTCCTGCAACACCGCGCCGAGGCGCGTGCGGGGCACGGCGGGTTGCTCCGTCGGGACGGGGCCAGCCGGGGCAACCTGTTCAGCGGCGGCGCCGGCGAACAGGCCCTCGTGCTGTCCATCGCCACGCGTCGCCGCGGCCGGGAGAACAGATCGCGTGCCGGCTACTTCGCCTACTTCTCCGACCCGGCGAACGCCGTGCGCACCGCGCTCTCCTTCGTCGCCGAGGTGGGCCGCGAGGTCGGTCAGTCCGCCAGGGCTCGCTGCCGAGGCGACCGACCCCGCGTGTCCCGCGGCGGGCTCTACCCTCTCGTGCGGGCGTTCGCGACCGTCGTCGAACGGGACGTGGTGGTCGCCGCCGTGATGGGCGACCTGCTCGCCGGCCGCTCCTCCGTCTACGCCGACCTGGTGGCCTACGACGAGGTCGCCCACCACTCCGGCCCTACGAGCCACGACGCGGAGAAGGTGCTGCGGCGGCTGGACCGGGCGGTCGGGCTGATCGAGAAGGTGGCCGAGCACGCGCCGCGCCCCTACCGGATCGTGGTCCTCTCCGACCATGGACAGAGCCCGGGCGAGACCTTCCGCGCCCGCTACGGTCTCACCCTCGCCGACCTGGTGCGGGCCGGTTGCGGTCTGCCGGTGCCGAGGCGGGCGCGTCGGACCCGCTCAGGCGCGGAGGCGCGCAGCGCGGTGCGGGCGGCCCTGCGGATACCGGTGGAGGAGCGCGAGGAGCGGTCGAGGCCGGAGCGGCGCCGCCGGGAGCCGATCGTGCTCGCCTCGGGAAACCTGGGACTCGTCTCCTTCCCGGACGTGCCGCACCGGATGAGCCGCGAGGAGATCGACGCGCGTCACCCCGCGCTGCTCCCCACTCTCGCCAACCACCCCGGCATAGGTTTTCTGCTGGTCCGCAGCGAGGAGCACGGCGGCGTCGTCCTGGGGGCACGGGGTGTGGAGACACCGCTGGCGCGGCTGGACCGGGAACCGGGTCCGCTCGCTCCCTTCGGTCCCGCCGCCGCAGCAGCGGTACGGCGGACCCACACCTTCCCCCACACCGCCGACATCATGATCAATTCATTTCACGATCCGGCCGACGGCGAGGTCCTCGCCTTCGAGGAGCAGATCGGCTCGCACGGGGGCCTCGGAGGCGCGCAGTCGGAGCCCTTCCTGTTGTCCCCGCTCGTCCTCGGCCCGCCGGAGCCCGAGGGCGCCGAGCCGGTCGGCGCCGAGCGCGTGCACGAGGTGTTGGCCCGCTGGCTGGGGGAGACGGCCGAGCCCGGGGCCCGGCTGCCGCGCTCCCGCGCGGCGCGTCGGCCGGCGGGGGCGCCCGCCGCCGAACCGGACGGCGTGTTGGGGGAGGGCCGGTCCTGA
- a CDS encoding MBL fold metallo-hydrolase, translated as MPVEVTWWGHATCTVEDSDTRVLTDPLFASRLAHLRRRRGGVPPARARRADVALVSHLHADHLHVPSLALLAPGTRLLVPRGASRAVRGLERLSHLRPTEVAPGDEIRVGDLCVRVVPARHDGRRLPVGPHHSPALGYVIEGEARTYFAGDTGFFEAMAREVGPVDVALLPVGGWGPYLGEGHLDARRAARVSALLDPVCAVPVHYGTYWPIGMDAVRPHEFHAPGDEFVRLAALHAPAVRVHRLGHGERVRPRVGR; from the coding sequence GTGCCTGTGGAGGTCACCTGGTGGGGTCACGCCACCTGCACGGTCGAGGATTCGGACACCCGCGTCCTGACCGACCCGCTGTTCGCGAGCCGGCTGGCGCATCTCAGACGCAGGCGCGGGGGCGTTCCCCCCGCGCGCGCCCGGCGCGCGGATGTGGCACTCGTGTCCCACCTGCACGCCGATCATCTCCACGTCCCCTCCTTGGCCCTACTGGCTCCGGGGACCCGGCTCCTGGTGCCCCGGGGCGCTTCCCGTGCGGTCCGCGGGCTCGAACGCCTCTCCCACCTGCGGCCGACCGAGGTCGCGCCCGGTGACGAGATCAGGGTGGGCGACCTGTGCGTACGGGTGGTGCCGGCCCGACACGACGGCCGGCGCCTCCCGGTCGGACCCCACCACTCCCCCGCGCTGGGATACGTGATCGAGGGCGAGGCCCGCACGTACTTCGCCGGGGACACCGGCTTCTTCGAGGCGATGGCGAGGGAAGTGGGACCCGTCGACGTGGCACTCCTGCCCGTCGGCGGCTGGGGTCCCTACCTCGGGGAGGGGCACCTCGACGCCCGGCGGGCGGCGCGGGTGTCGGCCCTGCTCGATCCCGTCTGCGCCGTGCCGGTGCACTACGGCACGTACTGGCCCATCGGGATGGACGCCGTGCGCCCTCACGAGTTCCACGCGCCGGGCGATGAGTTCGTGCGCCTGGCCGCGCTCCACGCGCCGGCTGTGCGGGTCCACCGACTCGGCCACGGGGAACGCGTTCGACCTCGGGTCGGGCGGTGA
- a CDS encoding VTT domain-containing protein, with amino-acid sequence MILLEVAPAAIPTETTQQALGYPSLFLLVLIGSLVPVVPTGVLVSSAAVVAFHHSAFSLGLLFATASAAAFLGDLTLYWLGRRGTRSRNGSRWLEALRARAPEDRLERARVKLAEHGVAVLVVSRLVPAGRIPVMSACLLADWSVRRFVRGDLPACLAWTLTYQVIGVLGGSLFREPWAGVAAAAALTVAIGAAPAVRRRLPRRARA; translated from the coding sequence GTGATCCTCCTGGAGGTCGCCCCGGCGGCGATCCCGACGGAGACCACCCAGCAGGCGCTCGGGTATCCGTCCCTGTTCCTGCTGGTCCTGATCGGTTCCCTGGTGCCGGTGGTGCCGACAGGGGTCCTGGTCAGTTCGGCGGCCGTGGTCGCCTTCCACCACTCGGCGTTCTCGCTGGGGCTGCTGTTCGCGACGGCCTCGGCGGCCGCCTTCCTGGGAGACCTCACGCTGTACTGGCTGGGACGGCGCGGGACACGGTCGCGAAACGGCTCCCGTTGGCTGGAGGCGCTGCGGGCGCGGGCCCCGGAGGACCGACTCGAACGCGCCCGGGTGAAACTGGCGGAGCACGGAGTGGCGGTACTGGTCGTGTCACGGCTGGTGCCGGCGGGCCGAATACCGGTGATGTCGGCCTGCCTCCTCGCCGACTGGTCGGTCCGCCGATTCGTCCGGGGCGACCTGCCGGCCTGCCTGGCCTGGACCCTGACCTACCAGGTGATCGGCGTCCTCGGCGGGTCCCTGTTCCGGGAGCCGTGGGCGGGAGTGGCGGCGGCGGCGGCGCTGACCGTCGCGATCGGCGCGGCCCCCGCCGTCCGGCGACGCCTGCCCCGACGGGCCCGGGCCTGA
- a CDS encoding MBL fold metallo-hydrolase, protein MTRQPDPTPATGSPDADAPTSPPPPDLPAPELPDPLAPGVRRMWPRAFHDRLTAPLPGLRAVARFAREGAVRPGPEGLVDVGRLPFAPGPLPRVDARGIAVTWAGHASWVLRIGGLTVLTDPVWSRRVLGTPARITPIGVAWSALPPVDAVVVSHNHYDHLDAPTLRRLPRDTPLFVPAGLGRWFDRRGFTRVTDLDWWEAVELRGVRFDFVPAHHWSKRTLTDTCRSLWGGWVVTAPDGRRVYFAGDTGYGHWFRRIGRRHPGIDLALLPIGAYAPRWWLRDVHCDPEEAVLATRDLGARRMAPMHWGTFLLSCEPVLEPLTRVRAAWEGAGLPREDLWDLPVGASRVLD, encoded by the coding sequence ATGACGCGGCAGCCCGATCCGACCCCGGCCACGGGGTCTCCGGACGCGGACGCGCCTACGTCGCCCCCGCCCCCCGATCTCCCGGCGCCCGAGCTTCCCGACCCGCTCGCGCCGGGTGTGCGCCGGATGTGGCCGAGAGCGTTCCACGATCGACTGACCGCCCCGCTGCCCGGCCTGCGCGCGGTCGCCCGGTTCGCCCGGGAGGGGGCCGTGCGGCCGGGGCCGGAAGGACTGGTCGACGTGGGCCGGCTGCCCTTCGCGCCGGGGCCACTTCCCCGGGTCGACGCCCGTGGCATCGCCGTCACCTGGGCCGGGCACGCCAGTTGGGTCCTGCGGATCGGTGGGCTCACCGTCCTGACCGATCCCGTCTGGTCGCGCCGCGTCCTGGGCACGCCGGCCAGGATCACCCCGATCGGAGTGGCCTGGAGCGCGTTGCCGCCGGTCGACGCAGTCGTCGTCAGCCACAACCACTACGACCACCTGGACGCCCCCACCCTGCGCCGGCTTCCGCGGGACACCCCGTTGTTCGTACCGGCGGGTCTGGGGCGTTGGTTCGACCGGCGGGGGTTCACCCGCGTGACGGATCTCGACTGGTGGGAGGCGGTCGAGCTGCGCGGGGTCCGCTTCGACTTCGTTCCGGCGCACCACTGGTCCAAGCGCACGCTCACCGACACCTGCCGCAGCCTGTGGGGAGGTTGGGTGGTCACCGCCCCCGACGGCCGCCGTGTGTACTTCGCCGGGGACACCGGGTACGGCCACTGGTTTCGTCGGATCGGACGTCGCCACCCCGGCATCGACCTTGCCCTGCTCCCCATCGGCGCCTACGCGCCGCGCTGGTGGCTGCGCGACGTGCACTGCGACCCCGAGGAGGCCGTGCTCGCCACCCGGGACCTCGGGGCGCGTCGGATGGCTCCCATGCACTGGGGGACGTTCCTGTTGTCCTGCGAGCCCGTCCTCGAACCCCTCACCCGGGTGCGCGCCGCCTGGGAGGGCGCGGGGCTGCCCCGCGAGGACCTGTGGGACCTGCCGGTCGGCGCGAGCCGCGTCCTGGACTAG
- a CDS encoding aminotransferase class I/II-fold pyridoxal phosphate-dependent enzyme, translated as MRSTIGETTRGGHGSVRYGPSIAGDGFPVPPELSRAVAAAATRPEGERAGGGPELLDAACGYWRGRGLPTGLSRTAAAPGAAVLLPALSAALGGDVLVPRPCAAWWVPAVRLVGRRAFQVPTAAESGGVPDPYALLETVRRARAEGHDPRLLVVSIADDPTAAVAPPDVLYETTRVAVGEGLHLLSDETWRDTVHDPHQTVVVSPAEMEPERVTVVCDLAGAFLPPGWPAAVARFPATASGDGLRARVLDVLTALGARVATPVASAAAYALAEPEPMVRHRSVAVRWHARSAAAVHAAVVAGGALCRPPRSGRHLYPDLEPFREALLGHGVRDAQELEDFLTARLGVPTPGGHRFGDELGALRVRLSTGPLSRVAAEGGSDLLARADPLDAPAVREALSTLEAVLGDLRDTRREEPPR; from the coding sequence ATGCGGAGCACGATCGGCGAGACGACCCGGGGAGGTCATGGCTCCGTCCGGTACGGACCGTCGATCGCCGGTGACGGCTTCCCCGTTCCGCCGGAGTTGTCCCGGGCCGTCGCCGCGGCGGCGACCCGCCCGGAAGGCGAACGGGCCGGAGGCGGTCCCGAACTCCTCGACGCGGCCTGCGGCTACTGGCGAGGACGCGGCCTGCCGACCGGGCTCTCCCGGACGGCCGCCGCACCCGGCGCGGCCGTCCTGTTGCCGGCTCTCTCCGCCGCGTTGGGTGGGGACGTGTTGGTGCCCCGTCCCTGCGCGGCCTGGTGGGTGCCGGCCGTCAGACTCGTGGGCCGGCGCGCCTTCCAGGTGCCGACCGCCGCCGAGAGCGGCGGCGTGCCGGACCCCTACGCCCTGCTGGAGACGGTGCGTCGGGCCCGGGCCGAGGGACATGACCCACGTCTGCTGGTGGTCTCGATCGCCGACGATCCGACCGCCGCGGTAGCGCCCCCGGACGTCCTGTACGAGACCACGCGCGTCGCCGTCGGCGAGGGGCTGCACCTGCTGAGCGACGAGACCTGGCGCGACACCGTGCACGATCCCCACCAGACCGTGGTGGTGAGTCCCGCGGAGATGGAGCCGGAGCGGGTCACGGTCGTCTGCGACCTGGCCGGGGCGTTCCTGCCTCCCGGATGGCCGGCGGCCGTCGCCCGATTCCCCGCCACGGCCTCGGGCGACGGGCTGCGGGCTCGGGTCCTGGACGTCCTCACCGCCCTCGGCGCCCGCGTGGCGACCCCCGTCGCCTCGGCGGCGGCGTACGCGCTCGCCGAGCCCGAACCGATGGTCCGCCACCGCTCCGTCGCGGTGCGGTGGCACGCGCGTTCGGCGGCGGCCGTGCACGCCGCCGTCGTCGCCGGCGGGGCGCTGTGCCGGCCCCCGAGGTCCGGCCGTCACCTGTATCCCGATCTCGAACCGTTCCGCGAGGCCCTGCTGGGTCACGGCGTGCGCGACGCGCAGGAGTTGGAGGATTTCCTCACCGCGCGGCTCGGCGTGCCCACCCCCGGCGGACACCGGTTCGGCGACGAGCTGGGGGCGCTGCGCGTCCGCCTGTCCACGGGACCCCTGTCGCGGGTGGCGGCCGAGGGAGGATCGGACCTCCTCGCCCGCGCCGACCCGCTCGACGCACCGGCCGTGCGGGAGGCGTTGTCCACCCTCGAAGCCGTTCTCGGAGATCTCCGCGACACCCGGCGAGAGGAGCCTCCCCGATGA
- a CDS encoding SHOCT domain-containing protein: MDLAYDYPLLSMFWTLLWFFLWIMWFILLIRVIGDIFRDDELGGWGKAGWLIFVIVLPFLGVFVYVVARGRHMGRREVAHARARQEEFDTYIRKTAGGGGGTGSRAEELARLSELRGRGELTDEEYTRAKRLVLGDAPAADGGAGGPGPRAADSRDGG; encoded by the coding sequence ATGGACCTGGCCTACGACTACCCGCTGCTGAGCATGTTCTGGACCCTGCTGTGGTTCTTCCTCTGGATCATGTGGTTCATCCTGTTGATCCGTGTCATCGGGGACATCTTCCGCGACGACGAACTCGGCGGGTGGGGGAAGGCGGGGTGGCTGATCTTCGTGATCGTGCTGCCGTTCCTCGGCGTCTTCGTGTATGTCGTGGCACGCGGTCGGCACATGGGTCGCCGGGAGGTCGCGCACGCGCGGGCGCGGCAGGAGGAGTTCGACACCTACATCCGGAAGACGGCCGGCGGCGGTGGCGGCACCGGAAGCCGGGCGGAGGAACTCGCGAGGCTCTCCGAACTGCGCGGTCGGGGGGAACTGACCGACGAGGAGTACACCCGGGCCAAGCGCCTCGTCCTGGGGGACGCGCCGGCGGCCGACGGCGGCGCCGGCGGCCCGGGTCCCCGGGCGGCCGACTCGCGCGACGGCGGATGA
- a CDS encoding DUF6158 family protein — protein sequence MNAHDTRDDATTGVEPSRLDDAQLMKELETIHRTRHDTLLYGSDEALGTHSDRMARLEGEWLRRNPRRPVAAGRTREGARGRGGGRAEPRAREA from the coding sequence ATGAACGCTCACGACACGCGGGACGACGCGACGACCGGAGTGGAGCCGAGCCGGCTCGACGACGCCCAGCTCATGAAGGAGCTGGAGACGATCCACCGGACACGCCACGACACGCTGCTCTACGGATCCGACGAGGCCCTGGGCACCCACAGCGACCGGATGGCGCGGCTGGAGGGAGAGTGGCTGCGCCGCAACCCCCGTCGACCTGTCGCGGCCGGGCGTACCCGAGAGGGCGCGCGCGGGCGCGGCGGCGGTCGGGCGGAGCCCCGCGCCCGCGAGGCCTGA
- a CDS encoding ATP-binding cassette domain-containing protein, with protein sequence MGHIEAAHLSYTLPDGTPLLDDVSFRVGEGAVAALVGPNGAGKTTLLRLLAGEFAPHGGGVTVSGGLGVMRQFVGSVRDESTVRDLLVSVASPRIREAALAVDVAEHAVVTVDDEAAQLAYAQALADWAEARGYEAENLWDICATAALGVPYDRARWRQVRDLSGGEQKRLVLEALLRGTDQVLLLDEPDNYLDVPGKRWLEERLQETRKTVLFVSHDRELLARSAQRIVSVEPGPAGSDAWVHGGGFATYHEARRERFARFDELRRRWDEKHARLKRLVADLRQAAANSPAMASRYQAARTRLRKFEEAGPPPEPPREQDVRMRLKGGRTGVRAVTCEELELSGLMRPFDLEIRYGERVAVLGSNGSGKSHFLRLLAGEDVEHTGRFGLGARVVPGHFAQTHAHPELEGRTLLDILWREYAQDRGAAMARLRRYELGGQAERTFERLSGGQQARFQILLLELRGATALLLDEPTDNLDLESAEALQEGLEGFDGTVLAVTHDRWFARSFDRFLVFGEDGRVRETSEPVWDERRVERAR encoded by the coding sequence ATGGGTCATATCGAAGCCGCGCACCTCTCCTACACCCTTCCGGACGGGACGCCACTGCTCGACGACGTCTCCTTTCGGGTCGGAGAGGGTGCCGTCGCGGCTCTCGTCGGCCCCAACGGCGCCGGCAAGACCACGCTCCTGCGCCTCCTGGCGGGCGAGTTCGCCCCGCACGGGGGTGGTGTGACGGTCAGTGGAGGTCTGGGGGTGATGCGGCAGTTCGTCGGATCCGTGCGGGACGAGTCGACCGTTCGTGACCTTCTGGTGTCCGTGGCGTCCCCCCGGATCCGCGAGGCGGCCCTGGCGGTCGACGTCGCCGAGCACGCCGTCGTGACCGTCGACGACGAGGCCGCCCAACTGGCCTACGCCCAAGCCCTCGCGGACTGGGCCGAGGCGCGCGGGTACGAGGCCGAGAATCTGTGGGACATCTGCGCCACGGCCGCCCTCGGTGTGCCCTACGACCGGGCGCGGTGGCGACAGGTGCGCGATCTGTCCGGCGGCGAGCAGAAGCGACTGGTGCTGGAAGCGCTGCTGCGGGGCACGGACCAGGTGCTGCTCTTGGACGAGCCGGACAACTATCTCGACGTTCCGGGCAAGCGCTGGTTGGAGGAGCGACTCCAGGAGACCCGCAAGACCGTCCTGTTCGTCTCGCACGACCGCGAACTCCTGGCCCGGTCCGCACAGCGGATCGTGTCGGTGGAACCGGGGCCGGCGGGGTCCGACGCCTGGGTCCACGGTGGCGGCTTCGCCACGTACCACGAGGCCCGCCGTGAGCGCTTCGCCCGCTTCGACGAACTGCGCCGCCGCTGGGACGAGAAGCACGCCCGGCTGAAGCGCCTCGTCGCGGACCTCCGGCAGGCCGCGGCCAACAGCCCCGCGATGGCCTCCCGGTACCAGGCGGCCCGCACCCGGTTGCGCAAGTTCGAGGAGGCGGGACCTCCACCCGAACCGCCCAGGGAACAGGACGTCCGGATGCGCCTGAAGGGTGGTCGGACCGGAGTCCGCGCCGTGACCTGCGAGGAACTGGAGCTGTCCGGTCTGATGCGCCCCTTCGACCTGGAGATCCGGTACGGCGAGCGAGTCGCGGTCCTCGGCTCCAACGGCTCGGGGAAGTCGCACTTCCTGCGGCTGCTGGCGGGCGAGGACGTGGAACACACGGGTCGGTTCGGGCTGGGTGCCCGGGTCGTGCCGGGACACTTCGCCCAGACGCACGCCCACCCCGAGCTCGAAGGGCGGACCCTGCTCGACATCCTCTGGCGCGAGTACGCGCAGGACCGAGGAGCCGCGATGGCCCGTCTGCGCCGCTACGAGCTGGGCGGACAGGCCGAGCGGACGTTCGAACGTCTCTCGGGCGGCCAGCAGGCCCGCTTCCAGATCCTGCTCCTGGAACTGCGCGGCGCCACGGCCCTGCTCCTGGACGAACCCACCGACAACCTCGACCTGGAATCGGCCGAGGCACTCCAGGAGGGACTGGAGGGCTTCGACGGCACGGTCCTCGCGGTCACCCACGACCGTTGGTTCGCCCGTTCCTTCGACCGGTTTCTGGTCTTCGGGGAGGACGGTCGGGTCCGCGAGACCTCCGAGCCGGTCTGGGACGAGCGTCGGGTCGAGCGCGCGCGGTGA
- a CDS encoding phosphatase PAP2 family protein translates to MSPDPDLTMTQPGPHRVKGAFLNLDRRLFEAVAAHHWPGGDRVLPRLSRAADHGLLWCATAAALGLTRAPGARRAALRGVASLGLASLTINTLGKRTVRRPRPLLDPVPHVRRLPRQPTTTSFPSGHAASAAAFAAGVSMESPRWGAAVALPAGAVALSRVYTGVHFPSDVLAGTALGVGAAWIARRLMPTLVESVRPAASRAEAPTVRRGAGLVMVANTSSGTSTRIRAVRDELPEARIVTCGPDDIREELERAAKHARVLGVCGGDGTVNTAAEVALESGLPLAVLPGGTLNHFAQDLGVRDARDLRRALESGSAVRVDVGEFVGDDRRGVFLNTFSLGVYPELVRERERWSGRIGEWPAGVLAAVRVLRADRHPVEAGIGGRRRPLWLLFAGNGTYHRMGLSPGRRLDLADGRLDVRVVRGGRRPATRLLSAALAGPLTRSPAHTAVTTGRLRLTDLAAGTLLAYDGEVRETRGDLTLRKLPEALTVYRPPTGDVS, encoded by the coding sequence ATGAGCCCCGATCCGGACCTGACCATGACGCAGCCCGGCCCCCATCGCGTCAAGGGAGCCTTCCTGAACCTGGACCGACGTCTGTTCGAAGCGGTCGCCGCGCACCACTGGCCGGGCGGCGACCGAGTGCTTCCCCGGCTGAGTCGCGCCGCCGACCACGGACTGCTGTGGTGCGCCACGGCGGCGGCGCTCGGCCTGACCCGTGCCCCGGGTGCCCGCAGAGCGGCGCTGCGGGGGGTGGCCTCCCTCGGCCTGGCCTCCCTCACCATCAACACCCTGGGCAAGCGCACGGTGCGACGACCTCGCCCGCTGCTCGACCCGGTGCCCCACGTCCGTCGATTGCCGAGGCAGCCCACGACCACGTCGTTCCCCTCCGGACACGCGGCCTCGGCCGCCGCCTTCGCCGCCGGAGTGTCCATGGAGTCGCCCCGTTGGGGCGCGGCGGTGGCCCTGCCGGCGGGGGCGGTGGCCCTGTCGCGGGTCTACACCGGCGTCCACTTCCCCAGCGACGTCCTGGCCGGGACCGCGCTGGGCGTCGGTGCCGCCTGGATCGCCCGGCGACTGATGCCGACACTCGTCGAATCGGTACGACCCGCCGCCTCCCGAGCCGAGGCACCGACGGTGCGGCGGGGCGCGGGCCTGGTCATGGTGGCCAACACCTCCTCCGGGACCTCGACGAGGATCCGCGCGGTGCGCGACGAACTCCCGGAAGCGCGGATCGTGACGTGCGGACCGGACGACATCCGCGAGGAGTTGGAGCGAGCGGCGAAACACGCCCGGGTGCTCGGCGTCTGCGGCGGCGACGGAACCGTCAACACCGCCGCGGAGGTCGCCCTGGAAAGCGGGCTGCCACTGGCCGTCCTCCCCGGCGGCACGTTGAACCACTTCGCCCAGGACCTCGGCGTACGCGACGCGCGGGACCTGCGCCGAGCCCTGGAGAGCGGCTCGGCCGTCCGGGTCGACGTGGGCGAGTTCGTCGGCGACGACCGGCGGGGCGTCTTCCTCAACACCTTCAGCCTCGGCGTGTACCCGGAGCTGGTGCGGGAGCGCGAGCGCTGGTCGGGCCGGATCGGCGAGTGGCCGGCCGGGGTGCTCGCGGCCGTCCGGGTCCTGCGAGCGGACCGACACCCGGTCGAGGCCGGCATCGGAGGACGCCGGCGCCCTCTGTGGCTGCTGTTCGCCGGCAACGGCACGTACCACAGGATGGGGCTCTCCCCGGGCCGCAGGCTCGACCTGGCGGACGGCCGACTCGACGTGCGGGTGGTGCGCGGAGGCCGGCGGCCGGCCACACGACTGCTCTCGGCCGCCCTCGCGGGGCCCTTGACCCGTTCCCCGGCCCACACGGCCGTCACGACGGGACGGCTCCGCCTGACCGACCTGGCGGCGGGAACTCTGTTGGCCTACGACGGAGAGGTCCGCGAGACGCGGGGCGACCTGACCCTGCGAAAGCTGCCGGAGGCCCTCACGGTCTACCGACCGCCGACGGGTGACGTTTCCTGA